One window of the Pelmatolapia mariae isolate MD_Pm_ZW linkage group LG15, Pm_UMD_F_2, whole genome shotgun sequence genome contains the following:
- the mtmr9 gene encoding myotubularin-related protein 9: MEFAELIKTPRVDGVVLHRPFMPTVEGTLCLTGHHLILSSRQDNTEELWLLHSNIDSIEKRFVGSLGHITVKCKDLRMIQLEITGMEECLNIASSIEALSTLDSVSLMYPFFYRPMFEVIEDGWNSFLPQNAFKDLESMTDEWRLSEVNKDFSLCPSYPPLVAVPKDVDDETLKKVATFRHGGRFPVLSYYHKKNGMVMMRAGQPLTGTNGRRCKEDEKLINATLRPGKRGYIIDTRAINVAQQAKARGGGFELEANYPQWRRIHKAIERYNVLQESLIKLVEACNDQSHSMDRWLSKLEASNWQTNVKEILTTACLAAQCIDREGASVLVHGTEGTDSTLQVTSLAQIILDPGCRTIKGFQSLVEREWLQAGHPFQQRCAQSAFSNSKPRHEAPVFLLFLDCVWQILRQFPCSFEFNESFLVLLFEHAYASQFGTFLGNSAAERAKLCLPEKTVSLWSWVNRPQELERLTNPLYEPNSLVIWPSVAPQSLLLWEGVFLRWNRTSKCLDEAYEEMVHIIEYNKELQTKVNSLRRQLAQLETEDPLLHTP; encoded by the exons ATGGAGTTTGCAGAGCTGATAAAGACACCCAGGGTGGACGGGGTTGTCCTACACAGGCCTTTCATGCCTACTGTGGAGGGGACTCTGTGTTTGACTGGTCATCACCTGATTCTCTCCTCCAGACAGGACAACACGGAGGAGCTGTGGCTGCTTCATTCAAACATTGACTCGATAGAGAAGAG ATTTGTGGGGTCTTTGGGGCACATCACTGTCAAATGCAAAGACCTGAGAATGATTCAGCTTGAAATCACTGGTATGGAGGAGTGTCTCAACATTGCCAGCTCTATCGAG GCTCTGTCCACTCTTGATTCAGTCTCCCTGATGTACCCTTTCTTCTACCGGCCAATGTTTGAAGTCATAGAGGATGGATGGAATTCATTTCTTCCCCAGAATGCCTTTAAAGATTTGGAGTCCATG ACAGATGAGTGGAGGCTGAGTGAGGTCAACAAAGACTTCAGCTTGTGTCCGTCATACCCCCCACTAGTGGCAGTACCCAAAGATGTTGATGATGAAACGCTGAAGAAAGTAGCTACTTTCCGTCACGGTGGCCGTTTTCCAGTACTTAGCTACTATCACAAGAAGAACGGCATG GTGATGATGCGAGCAGGACAACCACTGACGGGCACCAATGGGCGACGGTGTAAGGAGGACGAGAAGCTGATCAACGCCACTCTGCGGCCAGGAAAGCGTGGTTACATCATTGATACACGTGCTATCAATGTTGCACAGCAGGCCAAAGCCCGAGGTGGAGGGTTTGAGTTGGAGGCCAACTACCCACAGTGGAGAAGGATTCACAAGGCCATTGAAAG GTATAATGTCCTTCAGGAGAGCCTGATTAAGTTGGTGGAGGCATGTAACGACCAGTCCCACAGCATGGACCGCTGGTTAAGCAAGTTGGAGGCTTCCAACTGGCAAACTAATGTCAAAGAGATCCTCACCACTGCCTGCTTGGCTGCCCAGTGTATTGACAG GGAGGGAGCGTCAGTGCTTGTTCATGGTACAGAAGGGACAGACTCCACCCTGCAGGTCACCTCCTTGGCTCAGATCATCCTGGATCCCGGCTGCAGGACCATTAAAGGCTTTCAAAGCCTGGTAGAGCGGGAGTGGCTCCAG GCTGGTCACCCTTTCCAGCAGCGCTGTGCCCAGTCTGCCTTCTCCAACAGCAAGCCTCGCCATGAGGCCcctgtctttcttctcttcctGGACTGTGTGTGGCAGATCCTTCGCCAATTTCCCTGCTCGTTTGAATTCAACGAGAGTTTCTTGGTACTGCTTTTCGAACACGCCTACGCATCTCAGTTTGGGACATTCTTGGGCAACAGTGCAGCTGAGAG AGCCAAACTGTGCTTGCCTGAAAAGACTGTGTCCCTTTGGTCATGGGTGAATCGGCCGCAGGAGCTGGAGCGTCTGACCAACCCACTTTACGAGCCCAACAGTCTTGTGATCTGGCCATCTGTGGCCCCTCAGAGTCTGCTGCTGTGGGAAG GAGTGTTCCTTCGTTGGAACCGCACCTCCAAGTGTCTGGATGAGGCCTATGAGGAAATGGTTCATATAATAGAGTACAACAAGGAGCTTCAGACCAAAGTAAACAGCCTGCGCAGGCAGCTGGCCCAGCTTGAAACTGAAGATCCTCTGCTGCATACgccatag